A DNA window from Zingiber officinale cultivar Zhangliang chromosome 3A, Zo_v1.1, whole genome shotgun sequence contains the following coding sequences:
- the LOC122050752 gene encoding proline-rich receptor-like protein kinase PERK13 encodes MTDSAPSPATSDNDTTPTTTTTSPPPTSSDAVPSPPEEEPVNPSSPPPASPSDSPSPPATPAVQAPPPATQPPPAQPTATPTNSSLNAPTHPSNTVASPPPPDGNIPLNPQSTNQPTTTPPPPPPLPLPDEKSPANALPPPTTLPPPSPPAAPKSPPTTPRPSTAMANATPIPSPPTGIAPPANAMPTPPTPPGTPLPPPSTATGQQRTSTDSVSYHSSRSAAPETVDSSRHTETDVFVVGITVAGVLAVLALVFVALRRKKRRRPGTGGRYRQTPNAENSPGDMIQSSHRGPANSYGIYVADSIDAGGSKACFGYEELTRITNGFAQENLIGQGGFGSVYKGALVDGRQVAVKQLKDGSGQGEREFRAEVEIISRVHHRHLVSLVGYCVAEHHRLLVYEFVSNDTLDHHLHGKDIPVLDWSKRMKIAIGSARGLSYLHEDCHPRIIHRDIKSANILLDESFEAQVADFGLAKLANDTSTHVSTRVMGTFGYLAPEYASSGKLTDRSDVYSFGVVLLELITGRKPVDISLPLGDESLVEWARPRLIHALESGELETLVDPKLGNNFSKSDMLCMIEAAAACVRHSAPKRPRMVQVLRALDSDGNMADLSNGVKFGQSIVYDSAQYQSADIQRMRKMAFESDSFSIDCDNNSSTEHLNPNRSSNYSSS; translated from the exons ATGACAGATTCGGCTCCGTCTCCAGCAACTTCCGACAATGATACAACGCCGACGACGACGACCACATCGCCTCCTCCGACCTCTTCTGATGCGGTTCCATCGCCTCCGGAGGAGGAGCCGGTGAATCCCAGTTCCCCTCCGCCGGCGTCGCCTTCGGACTCTCCATCGCCGCCTGCGACCCCAGCTGTCCAAGCTCCGCCTCCTGCCACCCAGCCTCCTCCAGCACAGCCAACGGCGACGCCGACGAATTCCAGCCTAAACGCTCCCACTCATCCGTCAAACACCGTCGCCTCGCCTCCTCCCCCCGACGGAAATATTCCCTTAAACCCGCAGTCGACAAATCAACCGACGACgacccctcctcctcctcctcccctgCCTCTGCCAGATGAGAAATCGCCGGCCAACGCGTTGCCGCCTCCGACGACATTGCCTCCGCCGTCTCCTCCTGCGGCTCCGAAGAGCCCCCCGACGACACCTCGGCCGTCGACGGCGATGGCGAATGCTACTCCAATTCCTAGTCCTCCGACCGGCATTGCTCCTCCGGCGAACGCGATGCCCACGCCTCCGACCCCGCCTGGCACTCCTCTGCCTCCTCCCTCGACGGCTACTGGCCAACAGAGAACCAGCACCGACAGTGTGAGCTATCACTCATCGAGAAGCGCTGCCCCTGAGACGGTCGATTCATCGAGGCACACCGAAACCGACGTTTTCGTCGTCGGAATCACCGTCGCCGGAGTGCTCGCGGTCCTCGCCTTAGTGTTCGTGGCTTTGAGGCGGAAGAAGAGAAGGCGGCCGGGAACTGGAGGGCGATACAGGCAAACCCCCAACGCCGAAAATTCTCCCGGCG ACATGATTCAGAGTTCCCACAGAGGGCCGGCGAACTCGTACGGGATCTACGTCGCAGACTCAATCGACGCCGGCGGATCCAAAGCCTGCTTCGGATACGAGGAGCTGACGCGGATAACGAACGGGTTTGCCCAGGAGAACCTGATCGGGCAGGGAGGGTTCGGGTCGGTGTACAAGGGGGCGTTAGTGGACGGGCGGCAGGTGGCGGTGAAACAGCTGAAAGACGGGAGCGGGCAGGGGGAAAGGGAGTTCCGGGCAGAGGTCGAGATCATCAGCAGAGTGCATCACCGCCACCTGGTGTCGCTGGTCGGTTACTGCGTCGCGGAGCATCACCGCCTGCTGGTGTACGAGTTTGTGTCGAACGACACTCTGGACCATCATTTACACG GGAAGGATATTCCTGTGTTGGATTGGTCCAAGAGAATGAAAATTGCTATAGGCTCTGCTCGTGGATTATCATATTTGCACGAAGATt gtcATCCTCGAATTATTCACAGGGATATCAAGTCCGCTAATATACTTTTGGATGAATCCTTTGAAGCACAG GTTGCAGATTTTGGGCTAGCAAAGCTAGCAAATGACACCAGTACTCATGTGTCTACTAGGGTTATGGGAACATTTGG ATACTTAGCGCCCGAATATGCATCGAGCGGGAAATTAACGGATAGAAGCGATGTGTACTCATTTGGAGTGGTGCTTCTGGAACTCATAACCGGGCGAAAGCCCGTGGATATATCGTTACCTCTAGGGGACGAGAGTTTAGTCGAATGG GCTCGGCCCCGTTTGATTCACGCTTTAGAGAGCGGTGAGCTTGAGACGCTAGTAGATCCAAAGCTTGGGAACAACTTTTCGAAAAGCGATATGCTATGCATGATCGAAGCCGCGGCTGCTTGTGTTCGCCACTCGGCTCCCAAGCGCCCCCGCATGGTTCAG GTGCTGAGAGCACTGGACAGTGATGGGAACATGGCTGATCTCTCCAATGGAGTGAAGTTTGGGCAGAGCATTGTGTATGATTCCGCACAATATCAATCTGCGGACATCCAAAGGATGAGGAAGATGGCATTTGAGAGTGATAGTTTCAGCATCGATTGTGATAATAATTCTTCCACGGAGCATTTGAATCCAAACAGGAGCTCGAATTACAGCAGCAGTTAA